From a single Macrobrachium rosenbergii isolate ZJJX-2024 chromosome 9, ASM4041242v1, whole genome shotgun sequence genomic region:
- the LOC136841777 gene encoding uncharacterized protein, giving the protein MGAYGREQPDLYKILVNGVLYEIPDEIPRFVKEGTIEHPVLAWRYRIHCIRLIGSSQISMEKCSWSVKIWASPEFHGKLYGLCGYYDGNVDNDFMKRDGTTSVLEYFPGGVEFPDSWETTCAKDGLFGAPSVQTVRRMKRSEAVNCTLEKEIEEKLRSQCNQIVEESGSLPEKMISVLFDNCVFDICSIYQNTSGNTSAIEEWLGEVQKSVADISDVQNKTTDTDVLPEILFLDPFSVTTVATEVNEPESSGPPVDKGEFGY; this is encoded by the exons ATGGGAGCATATGGAAGGGAGCAACCTGACCTTTATAAG ATTTTGGTTAATGGGGTACTGTACGAGATTCCAGATGAGATACCCAGATTTGTGAAGGAAGGCACAATAGAGCACCCTGTGTTAGCCTGGAGGTATCGCATCCATTGCATTCGCCTTATTGGGTCCAGTCAGATTTCT ATGGAAAAGTGTAGTTGGTCTGTGAAAATTTGGGCATCACCCGAATTCCATGGAAAATTATATGGACTCTGTGGATACTACGATGGAAATGTCGACAATGACTTCATGAAAAGAGATGGAACGACATCTGTGTTAGAATACTTTCCTGGAGGAGTAGAGTTTCCAGACTCTTGGGAG ACTACTTGTGCCAAGGATGGCCTATTTGGTGCTCCTTCTGTGCAAACAGTTAGACGAATGAAAAGAAGTGAA GCTGTGAATTGTACCTTGGAAAAAGAGATTGAAGAAAAACTACGCAGCCAATGTAATCAGATTGTCGAGGAATCAGGAAGTTTACCTGAGAAGATGATCAGCGTTCTGTTTG ATAACTGTGTATTTGATATATGCTCCATTTACCAAAATACATCTGGCAACACAAGTGCTATTGAAGAATGGCTGGGAGAAGTTCAAAAATCCGTGGCAGACATCTCAGATGTACAGAATAAAACCACTG ATACTGATGTGTTACCAGAAATTCTGTTCCTAGACCCTTTCAGTGTGACTACAGTAGCTACAGAAGTTAATGAGCCAGAGTCTTCAGGGCCTCCTGTAGATAAAGGTGAGTTTGGTTATTAA